In a single window of the Papaver somniferum cultivar HN1 chromosome 8, ASM357369v1, whole genome shotgun sequence genome:
- the LOC113301252 gene encoding AAA-ATPase At3g28510-like, which translates to MMSSMGETVMRMGTLMGSIMFIYTMIQQFIPRQISDYLSVYMHRITAFLNPYMEISFDEFTSGGGEWLKLSKAYTAVEAYLGPKSSKFAKRLKARIVKGNKGLVFSMDDYEEIVDDFEGVKIWWSLGITVPETNSFSRYPSATEERRHLTLTFHQKHRAIVTKSYLNHVIKEGKASMIENRNIRLYSNNANQGYYEYKKTLWSHVEFEHPVTFDHLAMDPAKKQEIIDDLVTLSMGRDYYLKIGKPWKRGYLLYGPPGTGKSSMIAAMAKLLHYDIYDLELTAVRDNSELKKLLHDTSNKSITVIEDVDCSLDLTSRREKKKMEEDEKEVEESNEDISRVTLSGLLNVIDGLWSACSKERIFVFTTNYVEKLDPALIRRGRMDKHIELSYCCFEGFKVFAKIYLDLESHELFGTIRQLIHEVNVSPADVAENLMPKTIKRDSQVCLQNLIKALEKIKEDGKLKAEEEEE; encoded by the coding sequence ATGATGTCCAGTATGGGGGAGACTGTAATGAGAATGGGAACACTCATGGGAAGTATCATGTTTATTTATACCATGATTCAACAATTCATCCCACGGCAAATCTCTGATTATCTCTCAGTATACATGCACCGAATTACGGCATTTCTAAATCCTTACATGGAGATAAGCTTCGATGAATtcactagtggtggtggtgaatggTTGAAACTAAGCAAAGCGTACACCGCAGTTGAAGCTTATTTGGGTCCTAAAAGTTCTAAATTTGCAAAGCGACTGAAGGCTCGGATAGTGAAGGGAAACAAGGGTCTTGTCTTCAGCATGGATGATTATGAAGAGATAGTTGATGATTTTGAAGGGGTGAAAATCTGGTGGTCCTTGGGCATTACTGTCCCGGAAACCAATTCTTTTTCTCGTTATCCTTCGGCTACCGAGGAGCGACGACACTTGACGCTCACATTTCATCAGAAACACCGTGCAATTGTCACCAAGTCATATCTAAATCATGTCATCAAGGAGGGAAAGGCAAGCATGATTGAGAACAGAAACATACGGCTCTACTCTAATAATGCAAACCAGGGGTATTATGAATACAAGAAGACATTGTGGAGTCATGTAGAGTTTGAGCACCCCGTGACATTCGATCACCTCGCAATGGATCCAGcaaaaaaacaagaaattatCGATGATCTTGTGACGTTGAGTATGGGGAGAGACTACTATCTGAAGATTGGCAAGCCATGGAAGCGTGGGTATCTCTTGTATGGTCCCCCGGGTACTGGTAAGTCTAGTATGATTGCTGCCATGGCTAAGCTTTTGCATTATGATATATATGATCTTGAATTAACGGCAGTGAGAGACAATAGCGAGCTTAAAAAGCTTTTACATGATACATCAAATAAGTCTATTACTGTAATAGAGGATGTCGACTGTTCACTGGATCTTACCAGcagaagggagaagaagaaaatggaggaAGATGAAAAAGAAGTAGAAGAAAGTAATGAAGACATCAGCAGGGTTACGCTATCTGGGCTTCTTAATGTCATAGACGGGTTATGGTCAGCTTGCAGCAAAGAACGAATCTTTGTGTTTACCACTAACTACGTCGAAAAACTAGACCCAGCTCTAATTCGTAGAGGCCGGATGGACAAACACATTGAACTGTCGTACTGCTGTTTTGAAGGATTCAAAGTGTTTGCGAAGATATACTTAGACCTGGAGTCTCATGAACTCTTTGGCACCATAAGACAGTTGATCCATGAGGTAAATGTTTCTCCTGCTGATGTTGCTGAGAATCTAATGCCTAAAACCATCAAAAGAGACTCTCAAGTTTGTTTGCAAAACCTGATAAAAGCTCTtgagaagataaaagaagatggaaagttgaaagctgaggaagaagaagaatag